From the genome of Haloplanus vescus:
GTGGTCCGGCCACGATGACGAGTACATCGAGTCGCTGACGGTGACCGTCGACCCCGACGACCCGAACGGACAGGGACCGGGTGGGCGGGCGATTCGAACGCGGGAGATTCAGGCCATCCACGACGTGCGCTCGGAACCGCGTCTGGAGCCGTGGTGGGACGCGTTAGAGGAGGCCGGCGTCGAATCGATGGCGGTCGTCCCCCTCCTCGGCATGGACTGCGTCCACGGCTTTCTGAGCATCTACGCCAACCGGGCGAACGTCTTCGACGACCGAGAGCAGGAGGTACTCAGCGACCTCGGAGAGAGCATCGGGCACGCAATCGACGCGATAACGGCGCGGGAGCGCCTCACTCGGCGCGAACAGGAGCTCGCCCGACAGAACCAACGGCTCGACGAGTTCGCGAGCGTCGTCTCCCACGACTTGCGAAACCCGCTGAACGTCGCGCAGGGCAACGTCGACCTGGCACGGAAGACGGGTGACGACCAGCATCTGGATCGCGCGGACGATGCGCTCGACCGAATGGACGACCTGATCGACGACCTGCTGACGCTCGCCCGGTCGGGACGGACGGTGAGCGACGTGGAGCCAGTCGACCTGCGGCGAGTCGTAGAAGACGCGTGGTCGACGACAGACGCGGGCGACGCCCAGCTCGAGTTCGACGGGGAGCTCGGGACGGTGCGCGCCGACGAGAGTCGCCTCGTCCAACTGTTCGAGAATCTGTTTCGGAATAGTGTCGAACATGGTTCGACAAATAATCGGCGCGCGGAACGCGCCGATGATAGCGTGGAGCATGGCTCCACGGATAGCCGGACGGAGTCCGGCGATAGTGTCGAACATGGTTCGACAGATAATCGGACAAAGTCCGATGATAGCGTGGAGCACGGACCCAGTGACGACGACGCGTCGCCTATCACCATCACCGTCGGGTCGCTGTCGGACGGATTCTACGTGGCGGACGACGGGCGAGGTATCCCCGAATCGGAGCGGGAACACGTGTTCGAGACGGGCTACACCACCGTGACATCGGGGACGGGGTTCGGCCTCAACATCGTGCGGACCATCGCGGACGCGCACGGCTGGCGCGTCGCTGTGACCGAGAGCGCCGAGGGCGGGGCGCGCTTCGAGTTCACGACCGACGGCACGGTGCCGGAGCAATAGTCGACGGAACACGTAAACCAGTCTCGGCCGAACGCCGAGTATGGCGGCTCAACCGGTCTTCGAGTTGTACGAGGACAGAGGGTCGGAGTGGCGCTGGCGGCTCGTCGCCGCGAACGGCAACATCGTCGCCGACAGCGCCGAGGGATACGTGTCCAAACAGGGGGCAAAGCGGGGCATCGAGTGCGTCAAGCGCATCGCCCCCGACGCGGACGTCGAGGAACACTAACCAGCCCCCGTGGCGACGTGGCGCGCCACAATCCCTATGCGCGACGCCCGCCCTCATTCTGTATGAACGCCGCCGCGCTGGGCCCGCTCGTCAAGGCCGTCGAGACGCTGAAGGTGTTCGCACGGAGCGCCCCCGCACCGTCGACGATACTCGCCAATCGGCGCCAGCGATTCGACTGCCTGCACGCAATCGTGCCGTCGACGGCAACACCGGGCGAGTCGTGCCAGCTCACGGTGCAGGCGTGGGACCAGTGCGAACGGCTCCACGGGTCGTTCACGGGGACGGCGACGCTGGCGGCGACGGACCCCGACGCGACCCATCCAGAGCGTGTGGCGTTCGCGGACGCGGACGGCGGCGTCGTCCGCGAGACGGTGCAGTTCGACACGCCGGGGACACACTACCTGACCCTGATCGTCGACGGCGAGCGCTTCGTCTCGAATCCGATTCGCGTCGCCCCCGAACACGACACCCGGACCTACTGGGGCGATATCCACCTGCATTCGACGCTCTCCGACGGGTCGGGCCACGCCGAGGCGGGGTATCGCTTCGGGCGCGACGTGATGGACCTCGACGTCGTCGCGTACACCGACCACGACACGATGGGCTTTTTCATCCCGCCGGGGTGGCAGCGCCGCCGGATGCACGACGGGTACTTCGAAGCGTTGTGTGACCTGGCGGCGTCGTTCGACGACGAAGGCGAGTTCGTCACGCTCCCGGCCTACGAGTGGACGAAACAGCCGAACATGGGCGGTCACGTCAACGTCTACTTCGAGGACGAAGCGGACGCGACGCTCATCGACTCGCTCTGGGAGGAGTCGCGCACCTACGAAGACCTGTGGGCGCGTCTGCGCGAGTGGGACGACGCCCACGACTCGCGAGTGGTGACGATTCCCCACCACCCCGCGGAGGCGATGTACCCCTTCGACTTCGCGAGCGTCGACTACGACGACGACCTGGCGCCCCTGGTGGAGGTGTACTCCCAGTGGGGGTCGAGCGAGCGCCCGGGCCGCGAGGGCAACCAGTTCCCGCTGGCGATGGGACAGGGCGAAATCGACGAGCCAGGTCACTACGTGCAGGACGCCCACGAGTTGGGCTACCGCGTCGGAATGCTGGGCGGCGCGGACTTCCACGGGCCGAACCCCGGTCACTCGACCATCCACACCGACCCGCACTTCCCCGCACTGGGCGAGTGGCGTGACGCCGGCCTCGGCTGGGGGAACATCTGGCGCGTGTGGGACGAGCGAAGCTATCCGGGCGGCCTCACCGCCTTCCGGGCGCCGGAACTCACGCGCGAGGCGATTTTCACGGCGCTCCGGTCGCGGTCGGTGTACGCGACGACCCAACCCCACCGCATCCTCGTCGACTTCCGGGTGAACGGCGTCGACGTGGCCGACCAAGAGGACGAGGTCGCCGTCGACGAGCCGACATCACCGCGGACCGTCAGCGTCGACGTGGCGGGGACGGCCCCCATCGAAACCGTCGAAGTGGTGAAGAACAACGCAGTCTGGCGGACCGTCGAGGGGACGAGCGACCCGGACGCGGCCCTCGACACCTACACCGTGGCCGACGAGTGGACGGACGAGGACCCGATTACGGGGATGAAGTGGGACGAGACGCGCGGCACCGACGGCGACGTGTACACGCTCAGGGTGACGCAGGCGAGCGCCGACCGGCATCCCGGGATGGCGTGGGTCGGACCGCTGTGGGTCGTGGCGAAGTAATACCGCGCTGTCGGTCGATATCACTTAGCTAGTTCGGAAGCGTGGGTGTTATTTCTGAGTAATACAACCAGTAGATAATGCGACGGCGTACATATCTCAGTAGTCTCAGCGGTCTCACACTCGCCGGTGCGGCTGGTTGCCTCGGAACATCGACGACTGACAGGGGTCCCGTGGGGTCGTGGGCCGAGGCCGAAATCGAGTTCGGACTTCCCCCCTTCGAGAACGCCGAAGATCTCTTGGAGAGCTACCGACCGACGTTCGATTGGCTCGAATCCGGGTTCGAGGATGTCGATTCGGTCACGGGCGTCACGACGACGAGCTACAGTGCAGTCGTCGAAAGCGTCGTGAACGGGCACACCGAACTCGCGAACCTTTCGCCAGTCACGTACGTCCTTGCGGCCTCAGACGGCATCAACCCACTCGTCCTCAACTGGTCGCACGGGCGTGATTTCTACCGGTCATATATCGCGACGCGTGCCGATACGGAAATCGAGTCACTCGACGATATCGCTGGCAAGACCGTCGCCATGGTCGACCCACTCAGTACCAGCGGCGGGATGTTCCCACGGTATCTGCTCTCGCAGGCGGGACTCGACGTCGGCGATCTGGACACCGAACCAGCGGATTTCGACATCGAGTGGGCGTTCGGACACGACGCATCGCTGCGAGCGCTTCAGGAAGGCCACGTGGACGCCGCGGCGTACGGCGACTTCCAGCATCCTGACAACAGCGATACTATCGTGAAACTCGCCGAAAGCGACCCAATTCCCTTCGACCCTATCGTTGCGCGGCCGGACACACCCGAA
Proteins encoded in this window:
- a CDS encoding sensor histidine kinase — its product is MERLSARVVGTVIAVAGLCLAAVHMESAVRLRARPALVLVEVVLPLILSLVVVGGGVLIRQERLVPPQFAGRVLAWSGVGVLALSGAIGWLFLSVAIRGELIPRGLNLVVEAATMGTLVGLVVGVYDARSAGQQVRAEQLTRINDTLRIATREVVDASDRDELETAVCERLTESDIYDSAWIGRYTATDQIVRPSAWSGHDDEYIESLTVTVDPDDPNGQGPGGRAIRTREIQAIHDVRSEPRLEPWWDALEEAGVESMAVVPLLGMDCVHGFLSIYANRANVFDDREQEVLSDLGESIGHAIDAITARERLTRREQELARQNQRLDEFASVVSHDLRNPLNVAQGNVDLARKTGDDQHLDRADDALDRMDDLIDDLLTLARSGRTVSDVEPVDLRRVVEDAWSTTDAGDAQLEFDGELGTVRADESRLVQLFENLFRNSVEHGSTNNRRAERADDSVEHGSTDSRTESGDSVEHGSTDNRTKSDDSVEHGPSDDDASPITITVGSLSDGFYVADDGRGIPESEREHVFETGYTTVTSGTGFGLNIVRTIADAHGWRVAVTESAEGGARFEFTTDGTVPEQ
- a CDS encoding HVO_2922 family protein; translation: MAAQPVFELYEDRGSEWRWRLVAANGNIVADSAEGYVSKQGAKRGIECVKRIAPDADVEEH
- a CDS encoding DUF3604 domain-containing protein is translated as MNAAALGPLVKAVETLKVFARSAPAPSTILANRRQRFDCLHAIVPSTATPGESCQLTVQAWDQCERLHGSFTGTATLAATDPDATHPERVAFADADGGVVRETVQFDTPGTHYLTLIVDGERFVSNPIRVAPEHDTRTYWGDIHLHSTLSDGSGHAEAGYRFGRDVMDLDVVAYTDHDTMGFFIPPGWQRRRMHDGYFEALCDLAASFDDEGEFVTLPAYEWTKQPNMGGHVNVYFEDEADATLIDSLWEESRTYEDLWARLREWDDAHDSRVVTIPHHPAEAMYPFDFASVDYDDDLAPLVEVYSQWGSSERPGREGNQFPLAMGQGEIDEPGHYVQDAHELGYRVGMLGGADFHGPNPGHSTIHTDPHFPALGEWRDAGLGWGNIWRVWDERSYPGGLTAFRAPELTREAIFTALRSRSVYATTQPHRILVDFRVNGVDVADQEDEVAVDEPTSPRTVSVDVAGTAPIETVEVVKNNAVWRTVEGTSDPDAALDTYTVADEWTDEDPITGMKWDETRGTDGDVYTLRVTQASADRHPGMAWVGPLWVVAK
- a CDS encoding phosphate/phosphite/phosphonate ABC transporter substrate-binding protein is translated as MRRRTYLSSLSGLTLAGAAGCLGTSTTDRGPVGSWAEAEIEFGLPPFENAEDLLESYRPTFDWLESGFEDVDSVTGVTTTSYSAVVESVVNGHTELANLSPVTYVLAASDGINPLVLNWSHGRDFYRSYIATRADTEIESLDDIAGKTVAMVDPLSTSGGMFPRYLLSQAGLDVGDLDTEPADFDIEWAFGHDASLRALQEGHVDAAAYGDFQHPDNSDTIVKLAESDPIPFDPIVARPDTPEDVRTAITERLLEIPSERLEDHRIDKFGRVDDSTYDPVRDVVEEMGVDIGDLDEN